In Liolophura sinensis isolate JHLJ2023 chromosome 2, CUHK_Ljap_v2, whole genome shotgun sequence, a genomic segment contains:
- the LOC135462694 gene encoding ras-related protein Rab-8B-like isoform X1: MMDVQCVARLKLILVGDQSVGKTSLLTQFADDFFASHPSSTIGTDFKMRTVEVDGKWVKLQLWDTAGQERYRTIIKDYYRDAQGVIFVYDITKEQSFDHILDWIQTVQEHAPHDIEQIIVGNKADADPHLRKVNSRRAESVANQFGCKFMETSAKHNTNVDEAFMLLTRRIMEKLKLGDPLKFEDSVILSDEERQRDSKCGCTIL; this comes from the exons ATGATGGATGTTCAGTGTGTGGCTAGGCTGAAGCTAATTCTCGTGGGGGATCAAAGTGTGGGGAAGACAAGTCTGTTAACTCAGTTCGCAGATGATTTTTTCGCATCTCATCCAAGCAGTACCATAG gtACTGACTTCAAAATGCGTACAGTCGAAGTAGATGGAAAATGGGTCAAACTTCAATTATG ggACACAGCAGGCCAGGAACGCTACAGAACGATCATCAAAGATTACTACCGAGATGCTCAG GGGGTTATTTTCGTGTACGACATTACCAAGGAGCAGTCGTTTGACCATATTCTAGACTGGATACAGACCGTTCAGGAG CACGCGCCGCATGACATTGAACAAATCATCGTTGGAAACAAGGCTGACGCTGATCCACATCTGCGGAAAGTTAACAGCAGGCGGGCCGAATCG GTAGCGAATCAGTTCGGGTGTAAATTCATGGAGACAAGCGCCAAGCATAACACAAATGTCGACGAGGCCTTTATGTTGCTAACACGGAGGATAATGGAGAAACTG AAACTCGGAGATCCTCTAAAGTTTGAAGACAGTGTTATACTTTCTGACGAAGAACGCCAAAGAGACTCCAAATGCGGCTGTACGATACTCTAG
- the LOC135462694 gene encoding ras-related protein Rab-8B-like isoform X2 translates to MDRRVKIIVVGDSNVGKTCLIHRFADNTFLTDTDTTIGTDFKMRTVEVDGKWVKLQLWDTAGQERYRTIIKDYYRDAQGVIFVYDITKEQSFDHILDWIQTVQEHAPHDIEQIIVGNKADADPHLRKVNSRRAESVANQFGCKFMETSAKHNTNVDEAFMLLTRRIMEKLKLGDPLKFEDSVILSDEERQRDSKCGCTIL, encoded by the exons ATGGACAGAAGGGTGAAGATCATCGTTGTGGGTGACTCCAATGTTGGCAAGACTTGCTTAATACACCGTTTTGCGGACAACACCTTTCTGACAGACACTGACACAACGATTG gtACTGACTTCAAAATGCGTACAGTCGAAGTAGATGGAAAATGGGTCAAACTTCAATTATG ggACACAGCAGGCCAGGAACGCTACAGAACGATCATCAAAGATTACTACCGAGATGCTCAG GGGGTTATTTTCGTGTACGACATTACCAAGGAGCAGTCGTTTGACCATATTCTAGACTGGATACAGACCGTTCAGGAG CACGCGCCGCATGACATTGAACAAATCATCGTTGGAAACAAGGCTGACGCTGATCCACATCTGCGGAAAGTTAACAGCAGGCGGGCCGAATCG GTAGCGAATCAGTTCGGGTGTAAATTCATGGAGACAAGCGCCAAGCATAACACAAATGTCGACGAGGCCTTTATGTTGCTAACACGGAGGATAATGGAGAAACTG AAACTCGGAGATCCTCTAAAGTTTGAAGACAGTGTTATACTTTCTGACGAAGAACGCCAAAGAGACTCCAAATGCGGCTGTACGATACTCTAG